From the genome of Rarobacter incanus, one region includes:
- a CDS encoding carbohydrate kinase family protein: protein MTDNQLLIIGEALIDVVHRLDGTVDRVPGGSPANVAITLGRLGNEPELLTWIGTDEAGQRIVEWLRASGVKVVPQSQGADHTSSATAVLGADGGAKYIFDIEWNFPADYSPQGVGHVHLGSIGAVLEPAADAIYEFLLKARAAGATISYDPNARPAIMEVPEVTAAKFERLVAISDVVKVSDEDLEWSSPGEDYLSVAKRWAASGPSLVVVTRGGSGALAVHGQNIHEIDGVKVEVVDTVGAGDTFMGALIDGLLGAGALGAGKHGELVNLDRDALEAVLSRCAKAAAVTVSRPGADPPTKAELDGK, encoded by the coding sequence ATGACGGACAACCAATTGCTCATTATCGGTGAGGCGCTGATCGATGTCGTCCACCGCCTCGACGGCACGGTGGACCGCGTGCCCGGCGGGTCACCCGCCAACGTCGCGATCACGCTCGGTCGCCTCGGCAACGAACCAGAGTTGCTGACGTGGATTGGGACGGACGAAGCCGGGCAGCGCATCGTCGAATGGTTGCGTGCATCCGGAGTGAAGGTCGTTCCGCAGTCGCAGGGCGCCGACCACACTTCCAGCGCCACCGCCGTGCTCGGTGCGGATGGGGGAGCGAAGTACATCTTCGACATCGAGTGGAACTTCCCGGCGGATTACAGCCCGCAGGGCGTAGGGCACGTCCACCTCGGATCGATCGGCGCGGTCCTGGAACCGGCCGCCGACGCGATCTACGAGTTCCTCCTCAAGGCCCGCGCGGCGGGGGCAACGATCTCGTACGACCCGAACGCGCGCCCCGCAATCATGGAGGTCCCCGAGGTCACGGCGGCCAAGTTCGAGCGGTTGGTGGCGATTTCGGACGTCGTCAAGGTCTCGGATGAGGACCTCGAATGGTCGTCTCCGGGCGAGGACTACCTCTCGGTGGCCAAGCGGTGGGCGGCCTCGGGCCCGAGCCTGGTCGTCGTCACCCGCGGCGGCAGCGGGGCGCTCGCCGTCCACGGGCAGAACATCCACGAGATCGACGGCGTCAAGGTCGAGGTAGTCGACACGGTCGGTGCCGGCGACACCTTCATGGGCGCGCTGATCGATGGCCTGCTCGGTGCAGGGGCGCTGGGCGCCGGCAAGCACGGAGAACTCGTCAATCTCGATCGCGATGCGCTGGAGGCCGTGCTGAGCCGATGCGCAAAGGCGGCGGCCGTCACCGTCTCGCGTCCGGGGGCGGATCCGCCCACCAAGGCCGAACTCGACGGTAAGTAA
- a CDS encoding cystathionine beta-synthase produces MKYASHISELVGHTPLVRLGSITAGLSATILAKVEYMNPGGSVKDRIAERIIAEAEAAGKLLPGGTIVEPTSGNTGVGLAMVAQRKGYDCIFVCPDKVSQDKRDVLRAYGAEVVITPTAVAPGDPNSYYSVSDRLVREIPGAYKPDQYSNPAGPASHYASTGPEIWEDTDGRITHFVAGVGTGGTITGTGRFLRDVSKDRSEADGGEVRIVGIDPRGSVYSGGTGRPYLVEGVGEDFWPAAYDPRVPHEVIAVSDGDSFDITRRLAIEEALLVGGSSGMAVAGALELAERLESQDPAAAARAVIVVLLPDSGRGYLSKIFSDSWMRSYGFLPAQGESTVDSVLRGKADGLPALVHTHPTETVRDAIDILREYGVSQMPVVSAEPPIVVGEVVGSVTERDLLEAVFADSAALSDPVVDHMSAPLQQIGSSESVAALQLILQTHDAVLVLDEGNPVGVLTRHDLLGYLGA; encoded by the coding sequence ATGAAATATGCCTCACACATCTCCGAGCTGGTCGGCCACACCCCGCTGGTAAGGCTCGGGTCGATCACCGCGGGCCTGAGCGCCACCATCCTGGCCAAGGTCGAATACATGAACCCGGGCGGGTCCGTGAAGGATCGGATCGCGGAGCGAATCATCGCTGAGGCCGAGGCCGCAGGCAAGCTTCTTCCCGGCGGGACGATCGTGGAGCCGACCTCCGGCAATACCGGGGTCGGGCTAGCCATGGTGGCGCAGCGCAAGGGCTACGACTGCATCTTCGTGTGCCCCGATAAGGTCTCCCAGGACAAGCGCGACGTCTTGCGCGCCTACGGCGCCGAGGTCGTCATCACCCCAACCGCCGTCGCGCCCGGCGACCCAAACTCGTACTACTCGGTTTCGGACCGTCTTGTCCGCGAAATACCGGGGGCATACAAGCCCGACCAGTATTCCAATCCGGCGGGCCCCGCCAGCCACTATGCGTCGACCGGCCCGGAAATTTGGGAGGATACCGATGGGCGCATTACCCACTTCGTTGCGGGTGTTGGCACGGGCGGCACGATCACCGGAACCGGTCGATTTCTGCGGGATGTGTCGAAGGACCGCAGCGAGGCGGACGGTGGCGAGGTGCGGATCGTGGGCATCGACCCGCGCGGATCGGTCTATTCGGGCGGCACCGGGCGCCCCTACCTGGTTGAGGGCGTGGGCGAGGACTTCTGGCCCGCCGCCTACGACCCGCGCGTCCCGCACGAGGTGATCGCGGTTTCCGATGGGGATTCCTTCGACATCACCCGGCGTCTCGCGATCGAGGAGGCGCTGCTGGTCGGCGGCTCCTCCGGGATGGCGGTTGCGGGTGCGTTGGAACTGGCGGAACGCCTGGAATCGCAGGACCCCGCGGCGGCCGCGCGCGCGGTGATCGTCGTACTGCTGCCGGACAGCGGCCGCGGGTACCTGTCGAAGATCTTCTCGGATTCGTGGATGCGTTCCTACGGGTTCTTGCCCGCGCAGGGTGAGTCGACCGTCGATAGCGTGTTGCGCGGCAAGGCCGACGGGTTGCCCGCGCTGGTGCACACGCACCCCACCGAAACGGTTCGCGACGCGATCGATATCTTGCGCGAGTACGGGGTCTCGCAGATGCCCGTGGTAAGCGCGGAGCCGCCGATCGTGGTGGGGGAGGTCGTCGGGTCGGTCACCGAGCGGGACCTGCTGGAGGCGGTATTCGCCGACTCGGCCGCGCTCAGCGATCCCGTCGTCGACCACATGTCCGCTCCGCTGCAGCAAATCGGATCGAGCGAATCGGTAGCTGCCCTGCAACTGATTTTGCAAACACACGACGCCGTCCTGGTGCTCGATGAGGGGAACCCCGTCGGTGTCCTGACCCGCCATGACCTGCTCGGATATCTGGGAGCGTAA